One genomic window of Amphiura filiformis chromosome 3, Afil_fr2py, whole genome shotgun sequence includes the following:
- the LOC140148948 gene encoding nischarin-like, producing MASFTSVDSEEVTLRRDIRITGTNQIENYTVYTIEITVNDCTWSVQHRYSEFTELHEGLIAADKANKSIHLPPKKLLGNSSKSFIQKRQKELEVYLQTVVEKNPTLPKALLHFLEFDIYDINGVAQALAAELFEKGDEILASEDVCEMTPMQLYAITERLKMPLPTCQTGDARSDIGHVMDFIAQLQYLRIVGSHNKLGNSNRKVDQLPFDLSHFKLLKHLQIDVCDVKLISGIEELKPTLAFLAVHHSASCITEIILPSVNQWVQSSELTAVIPTWKLLKRVDFRYNRLKKIDESLKLLPAIERLDLSFNEISQIENIEHLSHLTHLDLSHNAIVNVESLHSKLGNVKTLCLAGNKLTSLKGLSKLYSVVNLDVSNNCISEVIEVEHISNLPCIESLTLRDNDVTSVVDYRTKVFELFQERYAEMKLDGQPASQKERDTVAVLKAIQKSKDNEEKMRKTSSHSPHKKKHSSTVHKAAIADPGAPKGNGKSTLLSLAQSIQDPKEPGASPQDHEFRAQVEALQKEGGQSWLTMFNEFQQCSPSQSPSGTPQNRSPELSRRRSKSPTKPSSRTPNRTPNRTPNRSPNRSPVTSRKVKAQEVEGERSLTASERYLSPERASSSITSSGSFQEEFISPKTLANQVCKELEKHRARGITSIQDILSVVFYYEGPHIRTFGPRHRQVGEQPPAEAGLSALAIAVNMTPEKQQEFLGILQERAQSDASSEMQSSPIRSGGGMLTGPDNVKELLNFVQSVLQRSDSILSAPLNESESQTDSKDVGKFEAQLGSHPPQEVVDTVIRTEEREHLKINIKSRRPSSPKAVVPDYDQSVLDHLTSCNKNIKMPMSKSMQSIADMAGIDLVHFFHEKVADISTELEMLDHIMWCGVMPFLTPFKEVLSCVMLSDKGIYVMSDEPLYVSSPSPTAYGHRRMKSDSAIGQFIRAEDYSGIVGFNAGRSDKSQGRNAGGVLHCTREASPKKRIKCQMMIKLTDLEDVIMGLFDQKLRLTGKSADNTITLMTCNVLLTLDFKEHLMSVLPIPRSSTPHPVEKTTSGIDFYKPQRHRAETSEYIHPSKVKFCYPNDETIGDLTYLIVINIKGNKPTVDVTNILLYMPVYQIIGNSDMKGSVTIKEPIEQNEKCQRTLVITNGHLTLLKEDHVSYPLPSFSKMLPDNPQYDIQDLHPTESLRRLVVSDFSSRDVSLVFEVMDVNVDISRDYYSATTDGHQRRSPVSPEVSWPLVLPSFEDRERLIKLLKGQWMENTGEELSIQVST from the exons ATGGCTTCTTTTACGTCTGTAGATTCTGAAGAAGTTACTTTAAGAAGAGATATTCGTATAACGGGCACAAACCAGATCGAAAATTATACG GTGTACACAATTGAAATTACTGTAAATGACTGCACATGGTCTGTCCAGCACCGATACAGTGAGTTTACAGAACTACATGAAGGACTCATAGCTGCTGATAAAGCTAACAAATCAATCCATTTACCACCCAAGAAACTTCTTGGCAACTCATCCAAATCCTTTATTCAGAAACGACAGAAAGAACTGGAAGTATATCTACAGACAGTTGTTGAAAAGAACCCAACATTACCTAAAGCCTTGCTGCACTTTCTTGAGTTTGATATTTAT GATATTAATGGAGTAGCTCAAGCATTAGCTGCTGAATTGTTTGAGAAAGGAGATGAAATCCTTGCAAGTGAAGATGTGTGTGAAATGACCCCAATGCAACTCTATGCAATAACAGAAAGACTCAAAATGCCGCTACCAACATGCC AAACTGGTGACGCACGTAGTGATATTGGCCATGTCATGGATTTCATCGCTCAACTGCAATATTTAAGA aTTGTTGGATCACACAACAAGCTTGGCAATAGTAACAGGAAAGTTGACCAGCTGCCATTTGACCTGTCACATTTCAAACTACTGAAACATCTACAG ATTGATGTTTGTGATGTGAAATTAATATCAGGAATTGAAGAATTGAAACCAACCCTTGCATTCTTAGCTGTACACCACTCTGCATCATGTATAACG GAGATAATCTTGCCAAGTGTAAACCAATGGGTGCAATCTTCTGAGTTGACTGCCGTCATACCAACATGGAAGTTACTTAAGAGAGTAGATTTCAGATATAACAGACTCAAGAAGATTGACGAATCATTG AAACTATTGCCTGCTATAGAAAGACTTGACTTGAGCTTcaatgaaatttcacaaataGAGAACATTGAACACCTGTCTCATCTGACCCACCTTGACCTTTCCCATAATGCAATAGTCAATGTAGAGTCATTACATAGCAAACTGGGCAATGTGAAAACCTTGTGTCTAGCCGGCAACAAATTGACAAGTCTTAAAGGTCTCTCCAAACTGTATTCTGTGGTCAACCTAGATGTGAGCAATAACTGCATCAGTGAG GTAATAGAAGTAGAACATATCAGCAATTTACCATGCATAGAATCTCTTACACTGCGAGACAATGATGTCACCTCAGTAGTGGACTACAGAACCAAAGTGTTTGAATTATTCCAAGAGAGGTATGCAGAGATGAAACTAGATGGACAGCCAGCATCACAGAAAGAAAGG GATACAGTAGCTGTACTTAAGGCAATTCAGAAATCCAAAGATAATGaagaaaaaatgaggaaaaccagcaGCCATTCACCTCACAAAAAG AAACATAGCTCAACTGTACACAAAGCAGCAATAGCCGATCCTGGAGCACCTAAAGGCAATGGCAAATCAACGCTATTGTCATTAGCACAAAGCATACAAGACCCAAAAG AACCTGGTGCTTCACCGCAAGATCATGAATTCCGTGCTCAAGTAGAGGCTCTCCAAAAGGAAGGAGGTCAATCATGGTTGACAATGTTTAATGAGTTTCAGCAATGCTCTCCATCACAGTCACCAAGTGGTACTCCCCAAAACAGGTCACCAGAATTGTCCAGGCGGCGAAGCAAATCACCAACTAAACCTTCCAGTAGAACACCCAACAGAACACCCAATAGAACACCTAACAGGTCACCAAATAGGTCACCAGTAACTAGCAGAAAGGTCAAAGCACAGGAGGTTGAAGGTGAAAGGTCACTTACTGCCAGCGAGAG ATATCTGTCGCCTGAGAGAGCTAGTTCTTCCATTACATCTTCAGGATCCTTCCAGGAAGAGTTTATCAGTCCCAAGACTCTGGCTAACCAAGTGTGCAAGGAGCTAGAAAAACACAGAGCAAGAGGTATCACTTCTATACAGGACATCTTGAGTGTAGTGTTCTACTATGAAGGACCTCACATACGCACATTTGGGCCAAGACACCGGCAGGTAGGAGAGCAACCACCTGCAGAGGCAGGGCTATCTGCACTGGCAATTGCTGTCAACATGACTCCAGAAAAACAACAAGAATTTCTGGGTATTTTACAAGAAAGAGCGCAGTCTGATGCTTCATCTGAGATGCAGTCATCGCCTATTAGGTCTGGAGGTGGAATGCTGACAGGTCCAGATAATGTAAAGGAATTGTTGAATTTTGTACAGTCTGTATTGCAAAGGTCAGATAGTATCTTGAGTGCACCACTAAATGAGAGTGAGAGTCAGACAGACTCAAAAGATGTTGGTAAATTTGAAGCTCAGCTTGGATCACATCCACCTCAGGAAGTAGTGGATACAGTTATCAGAACAGAGGAAAGAGAACATCTAAAGATCAATATCAAAAGTAGAAGGCCAAGCTCTCCAAAAGCAGTTGTGCCTGATTATGACCAGTCTGTCTTAGATCATCTGACATCATGCAATAAGAACATCAAGATGCCAATGTCCAAATCAATGCAGAGTATTGCCGACATGGCTGGTATTGATTTGGTGCATTTCTTCCATGAGAAGGTGGCAGACATCAGTACAGAGTTAGAGATGCTTGATCATATTATGTGGTGTGGGGTAATGCCATTTCTAACCCCATTCAAAGAAGTATTGTCATGTGTAATGCTGAGTGACAAGGGAATATATGTCATGTCTGATGAGCCCTTATATGTAAGTTCACCCAGTCCAACAGCATATGGACATAGAAGAATGAAAAGTGATTCAGCCATCGGTCAGTTTATACGTGCAGAAGATTATTCAGGTATAGTCGGATTCAATGCAGGACGATCTGATAAATCACAGGGCAGAAACGCAGGTGGTGTTCTTCATTGTACCAGAGAGGCATCGCCAAAGAAACGCATCAAATGTCAAATGATGATCAAACTCACTGACTTAGAAGATGTCATCATGGGATTATTTGATCAGAAGCTTCGTCTGACAGGCAAGTCTGCGGACAACACTATCACATTGATGACATGCAATGTGCTGCTCACCCTGGACTTCAAGGAACATCTGATGTCAGTGCTACCAATCCCAAGGAGTTCCACACCACATCCTGTAGAGAAAACCACATCAGGCATTGATTTCTACAAACCACAACGACATCGTGCTGAAACCTCAGAATATATCCATCCTAGCAAAGTCAAGTTTTGTTATCCTAATGATGAAACAATAGGAGACCTGACATATCTTATTGTCATCAACATCAAAGGAAACAAGCCCACAGTAGATGTTACTAACATCTTGCTTTACATGCCTGTGTATCAAATCATTGGAAATAGTGATATGAAGGGATCTGTGACCATCAAGGAACCAATAGAGCAAAATGAGAAATGTCAGAGGACTCTGGTCATCACAAATGGGCATCTAACCTTACTGAAGGAAGATCATGTCAGTTATCCACTACCATCCTTCTCCAAGATGCTCCCAGACAACCCACAATATGACATCCAGGATTTGCATCCTACCGAAAGCCTTCGCAGACTTGTCGTCAGTGACTTTTCTTCACGTGATGTCAGCCTAGTCTTTGAGGTCATGGATGTCAATGTGGATATAAGTAGGGATTATTATAGCGCCACCACGGATGGACATCAGCGACGCAGTCCAGTGTCGCCAGAGGTATCATGGCCATTGGTTCTACCATCATTTGAAGATCGTGAGAGGTTGATAAAACTATTGAAAGGCCAGTGGATGGAGAACACTGGTGAGGAGTTGTCTATTCAGGTCAGCACATAG